In Oncorhynchus tshawytscha isolate Ot180627B linkage group LG23, Otsh_v2.0, whole genome shotgun sequence, the following proteins share a genomic window:
- the LOC112235285 gene encoding apolipoprotein Eb has translation MKAVAIILALAVISGCHARVVRQAEALPNLWEENVERFWTYVSEINSRADGLVEKLKTSQLSRELDTLITDTVAELTVYREDIQTKLGPYSQDTAALLGQDLQLLTTKLQTDMVDAKERSTQYLGELKTMMEQNADDVHNRANTYTRKLKKRLNKDTEEIRKTVATYLGEIQSRTSQNMDLVKERVEPFVSQAHDTAGQRLSSFSDLLKNQAQDLSQQVSTQAEDMREQLEATAEDLRTTLEGKIDELSSLIAPYAAKIREQLQTAMDKVKETAV, from the exons ATGAAGGCTGTGGCAATAATCCTCGCTCTGGCAGTCATCTCTG GCTGCCATGCCCGCGTCGTGCGCCAGGCAGAGGCCCTCCCGAACCTCTGGGAGGAGAACGTTGAGCGCTTCTGGACCTATGTGTCTGAGATCAACAGCAGAGCCGACGGATTGGTGGAAAAACTCAAGACCTCCCAGCTCAGCAGAGAACTTGA CACCCTGATCACTGACACCGTGGCTGAGCTGACCGTGTACAGGGAGGACATCCAGACCAAGTTGGGGCCTTACTCCCAGGACACAGCCGCCTTGCTGGGCCAGGACCTGCAGCTTCTGACCACCAAGCTCCAGACCGACATGGTTGATGCCAAGGAGCGCAGCACACAGTACCTGGGAGAGCTCAAGACTATGATGGAGCAGAATGCTGATGATGTCCACAACCGCGCCAACACCTACACCCGCAAACTGAAGAAACGCCTTAACAAGGACACCGAGGAGATCCGCAA gaCCGTGGCCACCTACCTAGGTGAGATCCAGTCCCGTACCTCCCAGAACATGGATCTCGTGAAGGAGCGTGTGGAGCCCTTTGTGAGTCAGGCCCACGACACCGCTGGCCAGAGGCTGAGCAGCTTTAGTGACCTTCTGAAGAACCAGGCCCAGGACCTGAGCCAGCAGGTCTCCACCCAGGCTGAAGACATGCGCGAGCAGCTGGAGGCCACCGCCGAGGACCTGCGCACCACCCTGGAGGGCAAGATCGATGAGCTCAGCAGCCTGATCGCCCCCTACGCCGCCAAGATCCGTGAGCAGCTACAGACCGCCATGGACAAGGTCAAGGAGACCGCTGTCTAA
- the LOC112235294 gene encoding apolipoprotein A-IV-like, with amino-acid sequence MKVLVVLALAVFTGCHANLFYADEPKPQLEQLTDAFWDYVAKATQTADDTVQMIRKSQLGQDVNDRITESADVASQYTISLQEQLPPAAKDLMTKITQEAEVLRERLEQDLGSVKGKLEPYAEEIKTQVQQRVEQLKQDLAPYAESLDSEALRATLLQKSEELKGSLEQSVKEMQSQLGPYTDELKQKVDLRLQDFQKSVAPLAENLQSQLTTRAQMVQQSLAPYAEDLKDKLDPYAQDLKAQLTALYQAFTNTN; translated from the exons ATGAAGGTCCTTGTGGTGCTCGCTCTGGCTGTATTCACTG GCTGCCACGCTAACCTGTTCTACGCTGATGAGCCCAAGCCACAGCTGGAGCAGCTGACAGATGCCTTCTGGGACTACGTTGCCAAGGCAACGCAAACGGCAGATGACACCGTCCAGATGATCAGGAAGTCTCAGCTGGGACAGGATGTCAA TGACCGCATCACAGAGAGTGCTGATGTGGCCAGCCAATACACCATCTCCCTGCAGGAGCAGCTTCCTCCTGCAGCCAAGGACCTGATGACCAAGATTACCCAGGAGGCTGAGGTGCTGAGAGAGCGTCTGGAGCAGGACCTGGGCAGCGTCAAGGGGAAACTGGAGCCCTATGCAGAGGAGATCAAGACACAAGTCCAGCAGAGAGTGGAGCAGCTGAAACAGGATCTGGCCCCCTATGCAGAGTCCCTGGACTCTGAGGCCCTGAGGGCCACCCTGCTTCAGAAGAGTGAGGAGCTGAAGGGGAGTCTGGAGCAGAGTGTGAAGGAGATGCAGTCCCAGCTGGGTCCCTACACAGATGAGCTGAAGCAAAAAGTGGACCTGCGCCTGCAGGACTTCCAGAAGAGTGTGGCCCCCCTGGCCGAGAACCTCCAGAGCCAGCTGACCACCAGAGCTCAGATGGTGCAGCAGAGCCTAGCCCCCTATGCTGAGGACCTGAAGGACAAGCTGGACCCCTACGCCCAGGACCTGAAGGCCCAGCTTACAGCCCTCTACCAGGCCTTCACCAACACCAACTAA